The genomic segment ttggacttTTTGTGTtcatttcgatattaccataaatttagttttctttatgttcaaagatagtctatattcttcgctgcagtctgctatttTATTCACCAAtatctgtagctcttcaagtgtttctgcgatcagaacggtgtcgtcgacaaatctcagattgtttaatctaacaccatttattttaatacctacggattgctcagagagtgttctattcattacgtcttcggaatagagattaagcagcctcacacctcgctttatttcaatttcttcagtggtcttattctctactctcacttctgctttctgattgtagtacatatttgctattagtcggatgtctcgtttatctaaattcttttctgtcaggagtctgattaggtgatcatgccgcactttatcaaaggtcttgttgtaatctatgaaacacatgaatacatcttgatttatgtcaagacatctttgagacataacgttcagtgcaaacaacgcctctcttgttccaagtccatttcggaatccaaactgggtattatttatgtccatttccagttttctgtgtactctagagtgtctaattttcaggaatatttgTTTTTCATTGTTTTCAGTACCTTGTTAATACCGTTGTTTTAAGTAAAAGCTTTAATCGCAGGAAGGCAAGTACCTACCTATATTCCGACAATAGTAAGGCAAGGCAAGTGTGTAATTACGAAATTCACAGAACGACAAAGTCGCGTACAGAGACATCACGATGGactttatttctaataaaataatataataattttaaaaaaataatgaaatatcgACGCTGCTGGAATAGTGAAACTTCGCAACAGTTGACACTTTTAAAATTATTCCTTACCAATGAATGACACTCTCAAAAAATTGTCAGAGTATAGTGAAACCACAcaactttaaactttaaaatttttaatggcaATATaggaaatatatttaaatttttaatttatttacaaatccTTCAATTTCTTCTGTCAAAGAGAAACGCAACAGGTTGTGGTGGGCAGGTTACTCGTGGGCAACATTCGGGATAAGGCTTAGATAAATCTTGTGGCAATATTGTGCAGGGAGGTTCAGTTAATGCAGCACCacacctaaaataaaaaaataacagttaTTACTATATGAAACTTTCGTGTCAATTTAAAATAGAATCTCGTACAAAGTCCCAACATATACAGAACTTTAAACTTTTTTGCAAAATACTTTTAGAGATATTTTGGATAATTGTCACAGGATGAACGAAGACCAATGTTTATGCTCAGTTTCCAATAGCTGTTAAAAATAATCTAAATGACACATTTCCCCAACGATGGATTTCCAGAGGAAGTGATTTTGTATGACCACCAAGAATCCTGAGTATATTCTGCTTGATTTGTATTTTTgcggacatatgaagtccttagtttatgccaataaAATAACTTTACGAGGCGAACTCTGAAGAAAGCTGCTAATTTTATAAGACAATCAAAGAAATTTTGACTTTAAATCAGTACGTCTTtcttaaataaaagaaaatacctTTAATGATGGTAATGTGGCATTACGTGCGAATGTGTATTTAAATTGTTGACCTACATTTAATTCgaaattaaagttaaatttattttGAGATTCATATCGAGCGAACTTAACCAAAGAAattgttaaaaacaataaaaaaaaccttTCCCGAGGAGGGAAAGCAaagctttcttatcgtctacgTACGAAACGATggtttttaatttgttatattttattatattttattttgttctgaagctattttcttgtgacatcttaaagtaattactattttaatgagaatgggccacaattgaagtttaaaataagtttattgacgtttcaatttccacttcggagatatttctcaaaatacaaaaattaataaattaaacaaattttgttttttgttacttggtgaaaaattcttctaataatttaattttatctgactcatttatattcaCAATTCAGGCATACCGCCTACAATAGCCTTTTTTATCTGTTAAAAATAGCCGCAATGCTTCCTCACAAGTTCGACAAACATTATGAGGGACCCATGTCTTATCTTGATCGCCAAGTGTTACACCAAAATATGAAAAGTACTCATTTTCTACAAATTTGGTTATATGTTGTGTCTGTTTGACACCTACAAATATAACACATTACAGGCTATTCACACAAGATCTCTGAGATTCATTCATTTtagaacaaataataaaaaaatatttatctgttCATACAACACGAAAGTAAAATTGAAACTGACGTGCTTTGGGTATCGTCAATCTCAACTAAGCTTATCATCAGTTGGCTAATACTTCTTGCCATAATTAGCAGGGTTGCCAAATGTATACAGATAAACTTTGCCGTCAATTAGGTACTTTATCGATACTTAGAAATAATTACTTTTTACACCCATTAACATTTACATGTATGAACAAGTCACAGAAATTTCATTACCAGATGATAAAACCTTCGGTCACATTTCTAAATGTAATCTCTATTTTTATACAATCTGTGTAGCACGAAAAAAACGTACGTAATAGGAAAAAATCTCAACGGATTTGGATTCAGCGCCAAACAATACTCTAAAACAAACACTTTTGTTCTTAGACATCGAAATCTCTGCAGcgcattattatattaaatttagtaACTTTACTAACCTTAATTAAAGACGTATTCCATATATGTAGCTTTAGTATACATTTGTATACACTTTTATTTCCATACACATTGTAATTGAAtataatttatgtaaataattaaaaatagcttaaaataTCTTACCCCGCTTGCTGTATCCTTCTATCATCTGAACAAATTAATCGAACACATTGTCCTTTTTGTTGTTTCTCTTCGCCATAATGCATGGAACCTATATCGTACAGGGTTGTGTAGCAGTAACCAAGATGCTCT from the Diabrotica undecimpunctata isolate CICGRU chromosome 1, icDiaUnde3, whole genome shotgun sequence genome contains:
- the LOC140441908 gene encoding U-scoloptoxin(16)-Cw1a-like, with protein sequence MKAYSILLIVAITVFNIEAWTGIIPSDPGTEHLGYCYTTLYDIGSMHYGEEKQQKGQCVRLICSDDRRIQQAGCGAALTEPPCTILPQDLSKPYPECCPRVTCPPQPVAFLFDRRN